In Corvus cornix cornix isolate S_Up_H32 chromosome 9, ASM73873v5, whole genome shotgun sequence, the genomic stretch TGTTTGTAGTtagagctggggctgggtgcAGCTTACTGGAAGAGATAAGAGCACTGCACCAGGCACAGCTGTAACAGAGGCTGGAGCTCTGGGTGTCCTCTGCCCACACAAGAAGTCTGGCCTGACAGACTACTGTGGGAGCCAGCACAGACAAATAGAACTTAGGTGCTTTTACCAAGAAGAGCACACTCAGAGTCACATTGTTTAGCTCTAATGAAGGTTAGATGCCATAAAGGCAAGACTGTCCATGCTAGTTTGTCCAATATGGCTATTAACCAGGGAACAGTATTTGAAGACAGGTTTATAATAActagaaatgcaaataaagcatCAGTGTCTTCCAAGTAGAGGCTACAGAGAAAGATCAGCAACAGTGCATTGAATAATATGCATATGCACAGGAACTTTGCAGAGTCtacagaggagctgctggacagaCAAGTCATACTATGTAAAACAGAATTCCTTTCTAGACTCATACGAGGAAAGAATGTTCCTGCTGGATGAAAAAAACCATACAAATTTTCAGAACTAAATACAGAATTCTAAACGTGATTATGTCACAAATCTTCCAAACCTAGTTATTATATTCCCAGTTAATGAGCAGCTTGTTAAATGCTGGAAGTAAAGTCAGCAGTGATTTACTGCACAGTGCAATTGATAAATCACTGCTTCATCGAATCACTCACTCCATGGGACTGAGTGATCTCCCATGTGCTCTGTCCTGtctgctgctgtcctgcaaACCATGCAATTATTCATATCAGCTCAGTGTGGGTGCAAGTCACTGACATCTGATTAGGCAACATGGCATGCTCTTTGTGCTGTTGTAAATAACAATGTGAAGTGCTCAGCACTCCTTCATGAGCTAATTGATACACAGGAGCTGCACGTTTTTAACTACAGAGTTTAAAAGCAGATTCCATTGAAACTGGTGTGAATGTGCAAAGGGAAGGCTTTGGCAGCTGTCTGGAGAATTTTACACTCTGAGAGATGTGATTGCTCCTGGTTTGTTTCAATGGTTTCCCAGCCTGGAGACTGTCACTGTACTGCCCTTTACAGAGAAAGCAGCACCACCTGAACTGAGGTGGTATAAAATCATACCAGtgcctctccttctccttccccatccaTCACCTTGGCACTGATAACAGGGCtaattttctctgctccttgGCTTGTGCTTGTGTTACCTGGGATTTTGAGGTGTCCTTCACGCAAATACATAAAGGCCAAGGACTGTCGATCTGCTGTGTCAGAGCAAAGTCAGATTTTTATGGAGAGATGAACGAGCTACAGTTAGGGGAGAAACAAACATATAAAACTTCAAGTCCACATGTGCTTCTTCAGAGAAGATGCATCCAGTGCTAGGCTAACACAGGGCTGCCTTTCTTTGCATGGGCTCTGTAAACCCTGAGTTGGATcagggggtgggagggagcagatCTTTAGTCCTGTCCTGGGtaggcagaggaagaggagggagctTGCTGCCCATTGACTATGTGCTTGCAGAAGTCTTCAGTGCTTTTCAAGGGGACCACACAGATTTCTGTGACATGGGACAAGACAGAAGGTACCTCTGATCCTAATCACCCCACGTGcctaaaccaaaccaaccatCCAGGATGTGCATGTGGCCAGCTGCATTCCAGGAACCTGCCCAGAGCCAACAGGCAGCAGAAcaactgcacagaaaacaagTTGAGGAATTCCTGGAATTTCTGAAGAGCATTAAAATAAGCTTAGTATCCAATAGCAAGCAGGTATGAGAGATAATAGCAAAAGTGACTGCTTAATGCTCTTTGATATTCGATTAAGTGCaaattttgtaagaaaacatATTGAGAGtgcttttttcagcttttctctaCCTCCCAGACTCTTTGGGAGCAAGGACACAAGGACTTCAGGAAGCCTCCAGAACACTCAGTAAACTACTGTATTGTAAcaataacaatatttttttctcctgttcataATAACTTTCCCAGTTCCCAGAAATATTTGGAACTATAGTAGGAATATATCTCCCCTTGCTATTCTACACAGATTTCTATCAGCAGCCAGATCTCCCTACATGGCAGCATACTCTTCACTTCAAAGATCTTCCCAACACTTTAGGCTGTAATTAGACTTGTGAGTGCTGGAGCCAATCTGCCCAACAGGGaaacttctctgaaaacaaagattttgtAAAAGTTGAAAGAGATGATGGCAAACAAGAAACAGCTTGTGGCTTCTTGAAATTTCTCCTGCTGACTGAACTTTCATTAAGTCTGGTGAAAGAAAGCAACTCTGTGTGCCTATCGATAAAGTCggtttgtcttttaaaatgaaggctCCAAGTTCAtcccctctgccagctggaAGTTTTCATGAGCCTGGAAATTAGACTGGAAAGATGTGCTATTGGGGTTCTACTGTAACACTCACCAAAATCACGTTCTTTCAATTGTAATAGAAGTCATATTTTACATTATATTATGAAATTTGTTATGTCTTCCATTTACATACTGTATGGAAACCTTTGCAATGGATCTTACTTATGTCTTATAAAGGGGAAAATCATTGTCtagtctggaaaagaaaaggcttcaggAAGACCTTTTTATGGCCTTTCAAAATATAAAGGGGGCTTGTAAGAGAGAGACATTTAACCAAGGCTGTAGTGACAGCACAAGGGGCGATGGTTTTAGACTGGCTGAAggcagatttagattagatatcacagagaaattctttactgtgaggatggtgaggcactggaacagattgcccagagaagctgtggattaCTCATCCCTgtaagtgttcaaggccaggctggatggggctctaagcagcctgatctagtgaaaggtTCCATGGCCATGGTAGGGGAGTTGCACTACAAGATTTTTGGGTCTGTTCCAACCCAcactattctatgattctaataCTTATCTCTGCCCCCTGTAGAAGCTCTGCATCTTTGGCCAATAGctaataaaatcagaaaacttAGTTCTCTCCTGCCATACACAGCTCTGATGATTACAATAAGCACTTGTACACCAAAGCTTTTAGTAGCACTCCCTGAGCTACTAATATTTTTGACACCAGTCCACACCTAAATTTAGCAATTCCCAGACCTAATGTCAGCACAACTTTGCTATTGCTGATTTAGAATAGGGCTCTGGCACAATATTCTCATTCTGAAAATAGCTTCTAATTCTTTACCCAGGGCAGAAGTGCTGTCCTGCTCTACCCACACAACCTGATGATTCAGTGATACACTTATTCTCATGTTCAGAGTGATATGAAAACTGATTTATGAAGGTCCCCAGTCCTTGTTAGGTCAGTAACACCAACCTAGATATTAAGATACACTGAATCTAAAGGATTCTtagattaaaataatattcaaatCTACAGTTGGAACCTGTAATTTAAGGGTACAAACACCTTCAGGCACACAGATTGCACACTCCAGGATGTGAATATGCAAAGTGACAGCTGGCTGCTGTTGTGCAGAAGTGATCCCAGATACTCCACAGGTTTCCTCAGCGTGCAAAACAAACTCTGTGTGCATGTTCAGAGGACAAGCAGTGAGCCTGGACTGTGTACATGCTTGGGACTATTTTGCATGTGTACAGAAGTGGTCCATGCATACATGATAGCTGAGGGCACTCCTTATTCTTAAACTTGACTCTCTTTCATTAAAGTCCCAAAAATGATACCTCAGACTCCAAATCCTAGAACTGGTCATTCATGAAGTTAATTCTATCTGAATATAAACTGTAGGAGAGCTTACTGTCTCATGAGAATCTAATTCAGAAAGCAGGGATTATGCTGCTTATGTGACATGCCTCACCTGAGTACAAAATCACCAATGCCTTGCAATTTTCAGCTTATTATTCAGTAGTAATAACCTGAATAAAGATGAAACATGAATAACACTGTGTGTTGTTCACTGTGCCACTGCACACTGGTCACTTCAATATATGCATTGCTGTGCTTGTAAGTGATCTCTGTTAAGGCCACATCGACCACACACTGAGAACACCAAAGCCACAAGCAAGATTTGGGGGGGCATCTCATGAAAAGAGGGGAACTATGGTCAGAAAGCCCTGGAACAGATGTCAAACTTACGTGTTTCCAAAATGAAGCACTAACACTGCCTAGCAGTGTCCCAGTCTTTGTTGCAAGGTGGACTAGAAAAATGCTGATCCAAAGCAAATCAACCAGAAAAATGTTCATGTTTACAGGAAATTCAGTTTCCTATCTGACGGGGATTAGCAATATCAGCTTTTTGGAAAGAGTTTCTTTATCAGTTTATCCACTCCATAACCATAAAGAACAAATAACATCTTTGCATGCTCCCAGTCACTCCATCCTGTCCCCTTCCTTGCATTTGACAGTGAGTGTACGCCAGCACGCACACTGAGGTAAACTGGTGAGCAAAAGGAGCTGACCCAACTCAAAACCAAcctcacaaaaagaaaacaaaaggttgCATCAGCTGCTCAATTGCCAGCCCTGTAAAATGGATACGAAGGGACTACATGTGGTGGGTGTGGGGAGACAGAGCAAAAGGTGCAGCAGCAGCGCCAAATGAGCTCAGAATGGTTGTGAAACCAGTTTCAGAATAGGTCTATGAATCGAGATTTCCTGCCATAAAATCATACCACAGAACAACTGGCCAAATAATTTCCTCGCAATAACATTTGAACATAAATTGAATCATATCCCAGCAAAGCAGTCAATACATGTAAGATACTGAGGAATGCAGTAGTTAGGACTCCATGGATTTGGCCAGTTTGCtacaggaacaggctgcctaCAGCCATTTGTCCAAATGAATTAGAAAGGGATGTCTTCCTTAAAATTTTATCAAAAATGCCCAGCTCTGTTATACTTACTAAGCAGAGAGTCATGTGGTTGAGAAAGATTTTCACATTTCTCATACAAGAAGCAGCTCAAGGAAACTCAGAAAATGCTGGTTTGGCTTATCAAACAGAAGTGTGCTTCCAGATATGTAGATTGTCTTTCCGTTGATTGAATATCTCCTCTGGTGAATCTTGGGCCCAGACTAAACTGGGCTGCACTGGACAACAGAACAGGTGCTGTTGGATCATGCCAGTCCATCCTGTTGGGATGGGTCTGCAGGATGAAGACAGCAGCAGTTGGGCCAGAGGCACCTGGAACAGCCCCTCTGAGAGCCCTGCGTGGCTTCCTCAGGGCTCCTAGTAGACTCAAGGCTCAGAAGCATTAAATGACAGATCTCCGACCCCAACCTCCCTGTGCAGATACTTCATTGGTAAGTAGGCTTCTGTGTTACAAAGTATTTTATGGAATTTCCCTCGGACCTTCCTCTTCCACTGCCAAGAATAGCTAAAACATGTTGCTCATACTGAGAGTAGGAAGCAATAAGAGCAGAGCAGCTTAACACAAATCTGCAGGAATTACAAATCATTCCGCAACACAGTGACATCTGGGTATGTCTCCATGTTCTGTTGAATCTTATCAACTCATTATTTACTCTGAAATAGGACCTGAAGTTCCCATCTGGACATGAGGCCAATGAGTGGCTCATACAGGAATCAAACCCACAACGCAGGTTGATATCAGCACCATTCTCTGACCAGCTGAGCGAGATGGAAAGGCTGTTTGGGTAGCAGGAACTCACCTGCCTAAACCCCTACCCCCACGAACACGTCTGCTCTGTCCCACATCTGCTCCCCGGTGTTAGTCCTTACACTGACAAACCACTTTGCTCTCTACACTCTCAGTGACCTGAGCATGTGCATGCTGCAGCATTGCAGGATGGCGTGGTTACAGCCAGGGCAGGTTTCCTGGGGAAAACCATGTGTGAGGGGCCTTTCAGAAGAACCAGCTGGATAGTGCTGCCTCCTACTTTGATGGTTTAGGGGCACAACCGGCTCTGCACTTCTGTCAGGGCTGAGTGGGCAAGATATGGCCAAGAAGGGATGTTTAAGATGTAATTTATAAACAAATGAGGGTGGTGCTCTGAAAAACCCTCCCTAACGACATCACTGGggacaaaaaagaaaggcagagcttAATTTCTAAATAAGTTTTATCTCAACAGAGGACCTAACAGGATTTGGTTTAATACGAAGTAAAAGGAAATAGGAAGAGAaagtggaaagggaaggggaagagaaagggaagtcCATTTTACATTCtgtttactgaaaaataaaatccatgaaGTGATACAGATAGAAACTTTCCTACTGTAATTTCGGGTCAGAGGCAGGATGAAGAGTGATTACTTTACTgacagagatgctgcttttcAACTGGAGAAAATCCAGATCAGTCAAGATGGGACATATTGTTGATCCTTTGAGCAGATGTcccttttcaggaaaaaagtgGACACAACTGTAAGGCAAACTCAGTTTCTTTGCAGTGCTGATTAGAAACAGCCATTTTTTGTTCAGTAATTGAAATATCTCTTTGTTTTCTATGGACCTAGTTCTTCAAATCCTATAATTATGTCTGAGAGATGTTTCACATAAACACACCTTAAATTTTAAAGTTATCTcctgattttgaaaatgtgactCACTGAAGCTGTATTTTCTGGGAGCTGCATTATCCAGACACAAATAATGCAGAAATGACACCTAAAAGTAAGAAAGAAGAATAAtgcatgtaaaaaaaaccccaccacattTGTGAAGTAGGGAAGGAATCACCAATTATCATTTTggtaagaaaaatgaatgatGCTTTGTTTATACAGTTATTTCTATTGTTATTTAAACACCGCTCAGATAACATGTTAAATTTCCACAATGACCTACAAACTTTTCCTTCTAAGGTGAACTGAAGATTGTAAAGAGCTATATTTTGTCTTACTGCAGAATCAAACAGACAAAGAGAAATCTGAGAAGGCTGCTATAAAGTATTTAGTCATACTAGGACACACcacaggagaaaggagagatcAAATGAAAAACTCCTTAGGCTTTGAAgcttcccaaaaaaaaacctgtattgCAAAACAACACATCCTTCTGTAGGATCATCAGCTGCTCAGGTTTTACccttgctctgcttttgctggGTGACCTTGACAACAGTATTCCTAtctctattttctctcttgtgtgtgaaaagaaaacaattccttGCCTCACAAAGATGTTGTCAGATTTATGGCTGTAAAGTGACAAACAGACCCTAATTGTCATGATATGCAATAGTTAAACTTCTATGAAGTCAATGATGAGGTCAGGAATGATTCAGATCAATCACAGTCATGTGAAAGAATGGGAGATACACAAAGGGTTTGTGTTTGATATTTATAGTCAGTGAGAaatctatgattctgtgattcaatgaaACCACACAAGGCACAGCATTGTCGTGGCTTTTCAACCGAATCTGAATGCCATTTTTAAATCcagtttttctctttacaaAAGTTTGGCGGAAGTGTATTCAAGGAAGGCGCACTTATAGCACTtactttggtttattttttaaagacttctgtCTTAGTCCTACTGCCCACAGAGATTGCCTTACTGTTGATGTTCTTCAATGAATCAGTCATTTCCGTCAGGCTGGTGTAAGAAAGTCACCAAGGTTTATGGGGAAGgtagaagagaaggagaaaccCTAAATCACACTTTCTTACTCCTCTGAAGATTCCCAACAGGAAATGAGAGAAGCAAGTTTCACTGTGACCTACAAACTAACTAACAGCAATAAGATGTTATTTGGCACCTCGGAGACTTAGAGGAGCAGTTAGCTAAACTTTTATGGCGTCCCCTAAGAAATTTTTAAGATATAAGTACCTTTGAACATCTGGCACATCACTTTTAGCACTCTGAGTGTCAGCGCAAGACCTAGTTTTCCCACGTAGCACACCGCGGTCTCACCCTCACCACCTCCTcgggagcagggcaggcagcgCCGCGGGGAGGCAGGGTGTTCGCAAACAGCGGGACACCCAAGCCGAAGAGGGAGcccgggccgggcgcggggaGCGCGGCGCAGGGGGCGGAGCCGGTGGCTCCCGGGCCGCCGGAGCCCATCTGCTGCCGGGGAGCGCCGTGGCCCggcctgtccctgctgcccgAGGAAGCAAGCGGAGGAGAAAGCAGCTCTCCGGCCAGTTCGGTAGGTGAGGTGCGCAAATCTCTGCTGGGTGTCGTCCCGTCGCCGCTCGCGCTTTCCTAGCTAAGAGCAGCCGGGTTGATCGCTCCTCTAATGGCTAAAGCGAGTCGCCGGGTAATTAAAATTAGCGAAAATATTCGGATTTTCTAAATGCTTTCCCCCCCCCTCTTCTCTGCCTGGCTTCAGGGATTGTAAGAGCTGGTCTGTTCAGGGGAGGAGAGCGTCTCACTTCTCCGCGTTTCAGGAATTGCGGTTCCCTGCTATGGACAAACGAGTTTTCCAACTGCTTTGTTTCCAAGGTTTCGGTGCAGACCGCATCCATTAACGCCGTACGCGCCTGCCCCTCTCCCGTCCTAAAGAAGCATTTTGGGATTTCAAATCCCTCGGATAAACGAGACCCAAACTTCAGTGTAGTTTTGATGCCTGTTCTGCGAAGCCTTTTAGCAGATTCCTCCCAACCTCTGATTGTTTGGCAGTCGATtatgtttaagaaaaaacaaaaaaggggggCAGAAAATGATCAGGCTTTTTGTGGCACTTTCAGGGTCTTTCTCATGCCCTGAGCCTTGGAGGGAAAACTCCCGGCCACTCGAGCATTGCGGTGAAAAAACCCATTCAAAGGCGCGCCGTTTCCTCCCGCctcttgctccagcagcccctcccGGCTTCCTATTTCtccaaactactttttttctacaggaaaagtgtgggatttttttcttcctccacttTTCCCACACAAGAAACTCGCAGATCCGGCTGGGAGTTTCTCCGCGCAGCCCTGCGTTGCAACACGGGGACGCGCCCCCGAGAGCGCCGGGgctgccgcccgccccggcctCGGTAGCGCCTGAGGAGCGCGGCCGCGAGCGGCGCTGCCCGGGAACGTGGGCACGGAGGCTGCCGCCGCCCCGAGCAGCTTTTGGGCACCCCGTAGGAAAAATCGGCAGGAGAAAACGCATTAGGCAAAAGGAGGAGAGTGAATGCTTTCAAAAAGGGCGTTTGCGTTAAGCAAAGCTAAAAAAAGAGtatctttttttgtctgtgctcTTGGCCAGGCTGCGGAGCTCCCAAGGGGGATGCTGGCGGTGGGGGGTGTGCGGGGACTGGCCCGCCGGCTCTCGCCTTTGTTCCCCCGAAGGGGCGCCCGCAGCCGCATGGCTGGAAGCTGTTCCCTGCCTGCCGCCCCTCCCAGGCCACTCCCGGGCTCCGCGGATGCCCCGGAGGATGGGGACGGGGGAAGGCGCGGAGCGGGGAGGATCACCATCGGTTTGCGCAAGTCTGGGGGTCGCGGGGCTGCCGGGAGGCGGCAACAGCCATCGGGGGAAAGCCCGTGGGGTCGGCGGGGTGTCCTCCAGCCCGCGATTTTCCCGGTATGTTCGATTCTCCTGGGTTTCAAAGGTTTCgggagagctggggatgccCTTGTTGCGCGCCGGGAGGGGGGCGCGGGGTAGAGCCACGGGTTCGGCCGGGCtgggggcggcggggccccAGGAAGGGGAGAACCGCACTGGCTCAGCGGGGAGCACAGAAAACACCTGAGCTGTTTTGGGAAAAGTTGCTTCGTTAACTGCTTCTGCGCAAGATCTTGGGAGTATCCCGAGATGGGAGGCTGCCATTACACCGGTGTAAGCAACTACACTGAGTGCAAGACAATGATGAGAACGCCTGTAACTATCTTGGCTCGGCAAGGCAGTGGAGAACTCGGTACGTGCTGCAGCATCCTCATCTCGGGACTGCCCAGGCTCATGCGTGGGGATCTCTTAGCAGCAGTGTTGAAACTGCCAGTGCAGCTGTTGAAATCTGGTTTGTATGATGCTGTCTTGTTCTCACTTCTCCCTGCTTCTTGCATTTCTCCTagcagctggaaagggaaaaggatggGGCTAGAAAAGGAAcgaattatttttttaaatggaaaaatatctgCAATCTaagggtttttctcttttcttgttgAATAGGGCAGGAGACAGTAAGTCACTGTTGGTAACAGTCATGGAATATTCTAGCAGTATTCCAGAAGGCTGGACTGTCACACAGAGCTGGGTGTTTCTCTGACATTATGGAAGTTACTGGTTGTTTTGCACAGAACTATTTTCATAGAAGTCCACCATCTATTATACACAGAAATGTAGTATCACAGTAAAAATGTGGGCTTTTTTGCAGGTGAAGGTTTTGAggtttgttagtttgtttttctgctaaGAAATATAATAGTATCTGCTTACTGGTTGTCTTTCACtgaatgaaacaaaactgtatcactttctgctttctctgagaTCCCAAATTATTGAGAAACAAACTGGTtgctcctgctgcccaaagCAGTAAGTTGGGACAGTCTCTCTGACATCTGGCCAAACTGGAGTAGTGAGTACTGATGCTGGGAATGGTAATTCACCTACAGATTAGGGAGAAGCATGTGGAAAACCCTGCAAGTCATCGCTTATCATTGGAAATGCCAGTGGCTTATGTGTTTGGTGTCACTCTGCACCTACAGTGTTACAGCATCCAGGATGTCCTGAGCATTGCCTCTGCCGTGGTTATCCCTCTGTACCTGAGCAACTGTCTAGGTAATCCTTTAACTTGAAGATGTTGGTTACTGAAAGTACAGAAGTGCTgagggggttttgttgttgggaAACCTCCCTGTGGCATTGCTGTTACTGCGGTGGATCT encodes the following:
- the B3GNT5 gene encoding lactosylceramide 1,3-N-acetyl-beta-D-glucosaminyltransferase isoform X2, which translates into the protein MLSKRAFALSKAKKRVSFFVCALGQAAELPRGMLAVGGVRGLARRLSPLFPRRGARSRMAGSCSLPAAPPRPLPGSADAPEDGDGGRRGAGRITIGLRKSGGRGAAGRRQQPSGESPWGRRGVLQPAIFPNWQVFIFMKERNTRRSD